The Methanomethylovorans hollandica DSM 15978 genome includes a region encoding these proteins:
- a CDS encoding phage tail protein codes for MTTAGKTDPFMSFRFRVEIDGITFAQMSEVTGLQIETETESYEEGGVNDYVHQLPKRTKYQKIILKRGITELDQMWQWYQDVVNGKFERKSGAIILMDATGEDKWRWNFSAAYPVKWTGPDLKADSNTIAFETVELVHNGIKKDS; via the coding sequence GTGACCACTGCAGGAAAAACGGATCCTTTCATGTCCTTTCGGTTTCGTGTAGAGATCGATGGGATCACATTTGCCCAGATGTCCGAGGTTACGGGCCTTCAGATAGAAACAGAGACCGAATCCTATGAGGAAGGAGGTGTCAACGATTATGTGCATCAGCTTCCTAAAAGAACAAAGTACCAGAAAATCATTTTAAAACGGGGAATCACCGAGCTTGACCAGATGTGGCAGTGGTATCAGGACGTGGTGAACGGCAAGTTCGAAAGGAAATCAGGAGCTATCATTTTAATGGATGCTACAGGAGAGGATAAATGGCGCTGGAATTTTTCCGCTGCATACCCGGTTAAATGGACCGGACCCGACCTTAAGGCTGACAGCAATACAATTGCATTCGAGACCGTTGAACTGGTTCATAATGGTATCAAGAAAGATAGCTGA
- a CDS encoding phage late control D family protein, whose translation MAGLLIGPEIYVPSFTVKWEENNEGIPKDDIIGVEIDEDLESPGMFKISFNEQFDLAKQQFKWLDDRRIEPGTRIMISFGYASAPQEQGTIMGKIKAISPGFLSGGPQALIVEGYDLSHDLQKRQHKVKCDNVTYADVAREIAMKNDLSPAGVESDKLIVHPKIERKVDEMDYAFLQGLAKNIGFEFFVRNKTLYFRKPKDDLTANVSFTFNQNIISFSPRMSSANLVHEVRVTAWSEQEKKTISEKANIKEIESSIGIPDFSSIVEKAEGEKSSLKLEGRVVRSREEAKAIALSELKKRNMGFITGTLECAGNPQLRSGMTINIEKVGKCFFSGVYYVTKTRHVLGESGYKTTLEVRRCL comes from the coding sequence ATGGCAGGTCTTCTAATAGGTCCGGAAATATATGTTCCCTCTTTTACTGTTAAATGGGAAGAAAATAACGAGGGCATTCCAAAGGATGACATAATTGGAGTAGAGATCGATGAAGATCTGGAAAGTCCTGGCATGTTTAAGATCTCTTTCAATGAACAGTTCGATCTCGCCAAACAGCAATTCAAATGGTTGGATGACAGACGTATCGAGCCCGGCACCAGGATCATGATCTCTTTTGGATATGCTTCTGCACCTCAGGAGCAAGGAACAATTATGGGTAAGATCAAAGCTATATCACCTGGTTTTCTGTCAGGGGGGCCTCAGGCACTGATCGTAGAAGGTTATGACCTTTCCCATGACCTGCAAAAAAGACAGCATAAAGTAAAATGTGACAATGTGACCTATGCAGATGTGGCCAGGGAGATCGCTATGAAGAATGATTTGTCTCCTGCTGGTGTAGAAAGCGATAAACTGATAGTCCATCCAAAAATAGAACGAAAAGTCGATGAAATGGACTATGCCTTTTTGCAGGGCCTTGCAAAAAACATTGGCTTTGAGTTTTTTGTAAGGAATAAAACTCTCTATTTCAGAAAACCAAAAGATGATCTTACTGCAAATGTAAGCTTCACATTTAATCAGAATATAATAAGTTTCAGTCCGCGAATGAGCTCTGCAAATCTGGTACATGAAGTTAGAGTAACTGCATGGAGTGAACAAGAAAAGAAAACCATTTCCGAAAAAGCAAATATCAAAGAGATAGAAAGCAGTATAGGAATCCCCGATTTTTCCAGTATTGTAGAAAAGGCAGAAGGAGAAAAGAGCAGCTTAAAACTGGAGGGGAGGGTTGTACGCTCCAGAGAAGAAGCAAAGGCAATCGCCCTTTCTGAATTGAAAAAACGAAATATGGGATTCATTACAGGAACTCTTGAATGTGCCGGGAATCCGCAACTTCGGTCTGGCATGACGATAAATATTGAAAAGGTGGGGAAATGTTTCTTCAGTGGAGTTTACTATGTTACAAAGACGAGGCATGTGCTTGGGGAAAGCGGCTACAAAACTACCCTTGAAGTTCGAAGGTGTTTATAA
- a CDS encoding CIS tube protein — MAVNPKAKKGFIEILNGNKKGEQIEILYFPPEYSFEKSNTFAEISIPGLEAPYLQYVKGNTGSITLEAFYDTYEAGTDVRDFTKQLSDLMNIDPKIHAPPNLHFIWGMSSQEPFACVLERVTTRFTMFNSDGIPVRARLSITLKEFKIGLNERERVVESSDRTKLYVTKQGDSLWSIAYREYGDPALWRHIADANKIHDPRSLEMGMELVIPSVE; from the coding sequence ATGGCAGTAAATCCAAAAGCAAAAAAAGGGTTCATTGAAATTTTGAATGGTAATAAGAAAGGAGAACAGATCGAGATCCTCTATTTCCCACCAGAATATTCCTTTGAAAAAAGTAACACGTTTGCAGAGATCTCCATTCCTGGCCTCGAAGCTCCTTACTTGCAGTACGTGAAAGGGAATACAGGCAGTATCACGCTTGAAGCATTTTATGATACCTATGAGGCAGGAACCGATGTTCGGGATTTTACAAAACAGCTTTCTGACCTTATGAACATTGACCCAAAAATACATGCCCCACCTAATTTGCATTTTATATGGGGAATGTCTTCACAGGAACCCTTTGCCTGTGTACTGGAAAGGGTGACCACGCGCTTTACAATGTTCAATTCAGATGGCATTCCTGTCCGTGCCAGGCTCAGTATAACACTTAAAGAATTCAAAATCGGGCTTAATGAACGTGAAAGGGTAGTAGAATCCTCTGACAGGACAAAACTATATGTAACAAAGCAGGGGGACAGTTTATGGTCGATCGCCTACAGAGAATACGGAGATCCGGCACTGTGGAGGCATATTGCAGATGCAAATAAGATTCATGATCCAAGATCGCTTGAAATGGGAATGGAATTAGTTATTCCATCCGTGGAGTAA
- a CDS encoding DUF6760 family protein — MKGYPPERIYEEVAFIAYHFHWSLEEIINMEHQDRHRWCEEISRINQRMSEEKQRSILEVE; from the coding sequence ATGAAAGGCTACCCCCCCGAGAGGATATACGAGGAGGTAGCCTTTATTGCATACCATTTCCACTGGTCCCTTGAAGAAATAATCAATATGGAACACCAGGATAGACATAGATGGTGTGAAGAGATCTCCAGAATCAATCAGCGCATGAGTGAAGAGAAACAACGGAGTATTCTCGAGGTAGAATAA
- a CDS encoding phage baseplate assembly protein V translates to MGLSELLSREESQQNRNIYGVAIGIVTNNSDPEKRGRVKVNLPWRGENDESYWARIASPMAGNERGIVFYPEVGDEVLVAFDRGDITFPYVIGALWNGQDKPPETNADGKNNIRKIRSRSGHELIFNDDDKAKQEKIEIHTKGGHRIILDDSSGKEKIEIVDKSGNNKITIDSVQNSIAMESAMKLTIKANIVEIEGSTSLTLKSNAALTIQGMPIKIN, encoded by the coding sequence ATGGGCCTTAGTGAATTGTTAAGCAGGGAAGAAAGCCAGCAGAACAGGAACATCTACGGAGTTGCTATTGGCATTGTAACAAATAATAGTGATCCGGAAAAGCGTGGTAGAGTAAAGGTGAACCTGCCCTGGAGAGGAGAGAACGATGAAAGCTACTGGGCCAGGATCGCAAGTCCTATGGCTGGGAACGAAAGAGGGATCGTCTTTTATCCTGAAGTAGGTGATGAAGTGCTTGTGGCCTTTGATCGGGGGGATATCACCTTTCCTTACGTGATCGGTGCTCTCTGGAACGGACAGGACAAACCACCTGAAACCAATGCAGATGGGAAGAACAACATCCGTAAGATAAGGTCCAGAAGCGGGCATGAGCTCATATTCAATGATGATGACAAAGCGAAGCAGGAAAAGATCGAGATACACACCAAAGGAGGACACAGGATAATCCTGGATGATTCCAGCGGCAAGGAAAAGATCGAAATTGTGGATAAGAGCGGAAATAACAAAATTACTATTGACTCAGTACAGAATTCCATTGCAATGGAAAGTGCGATGAAGCTTACTATCAAGGCAAATATTGTGGAGATCGAGGGATCCACTTCCTTAACACTGAAATCCAATGCCGCTTTGACCATCCAGGGGATGCCTATAAAGATAAACTGA